A single candidate division KSB1 bacterium DNA region contains:
- a CDS encoding DUF177 domain-containing protein has product MKIFIGDLDEAVRPVDLESSSDALDLEDYTPYRGLVGVHGGINKIGSEVYLRVRVSGHALATCDRCLTVFERTFAEECLWIYTPEPELVAQEQEDVYLLAPGQTEIDIAREVRETLIVMLPIKMLCSEDCKGLCPHCGVNLNYETCTCQFEEIDPRWAKLAKFRGVQE; this is encoded by the coding sequence ATGAAAATCTTTATTGGCGACCTGGACGAGGCCGTCAGGCCGGTGGATTTGGAGTCGAGTAGTGATGCGCTCGACCTTGAGGACTACACCCCTTACCGCGGCCTGGTGGGCGTCCATGGTGGCATCAACAAGATAGGCAGCGAGGTTTATCTGCGGGTGCGAGTCAGCGGTCACGCCCTGGCTACCTGCGATCGCTGCTTGACTGTTTTTGAGCGCACCTTTGCTGAAGAGTGCCTGTGGATTTACACCCCGGAGCCGGAGCTGGTCGCCCAGGAGCAGGAGGATGTGTACCTTCTTGCTCCCGGTCAGACCGAGATCGATATCGCTCGCGAGGTGCGGGAGACATTGATCGTCATGCTGCCGATCAAGATGCTGTGCTCAGAGGACTGCAAGGGGCTCTGCCCCCATTGTGGTGTAAACTTGAACTATGAAACGTGCACCTGCCAGTTTGAAGAGATTGACCCGCGGTGGGCAAAGCTGGCAAAGTTTCGGGGCGTACAAGAGTAA
- the rpmF gene encoding 50S ribosomal protein L32: MPLPKRRHSRSRRDKRRTHWKAAAPTVSKCSNCGEPKEPHRACPSCGYYRGRSVFLPREA, translated from the coding sequence ATGCCACTACCAAAGAGACGTCATTCGCGCTCGCGCAGGGATAAACGTCGCACGCATTGGAAGGCGGCGGCTCCTACGGTGAGCAAGTGTTCGAACTGCGGCGAGCCCAAGGAGCCGCACCGTGCATGTCCGAGCTGTGGCTACTATCGAGGGCGGTCGGTGTTTCTGCCGCGCGAGGCTTAG
- the plsX gene encoding phosphate acyltransferase PlsX: MEQRRTVRVALDAMGGDNAPADIVHGGVEAARAARGECEIVLVGDEAQIRRELGRHFRTAELPIRVHHASQRIEMAESPAAALRAKRDASIAVAMRLHRQRAVDAVVTAGNTGAAMAAAVWNLGRLPGVARPALGALLPHLEGATLLLDVGANVDCKPHHLLQFALMGAIFYRHVLGRTEPRVALLSVGEEDSKGNAASLAAHRLLRRSKLNFVGNIEGGDVLKGGADVVVCDGFVGNILVKFAESVDRLYRSILRRKIGKHALRQLGAFLLQPTFEGLRKIFDYQEYGGAPLLGVDGVCIVGHGRSTPRAVKNAVREAIRMVRERVNDHIAMELQQLSGERVG; the protein is encoded by the coding sequence ATGGAGCAGCGACGGACGGTCCGCGTGGCGCTGGATGCCATGGGGGGCGACAATGCCCCGGCCGACATTGTGCACGGAGGCGTTGAGGCGGCACGTGCCGCGCGCGGTGAGTGCGAAATTGTCCTGGTGGGCGATGAGGCACAGATTCGACGTGAGCTTGGGCGACACTTTCGCACCGCCGAGCTGCCCATCCGGGTGCACCATGCGTCGCAGCGGATAGAGATGGCGGAGTCGCCAGCTGCTGCCCTGCGGGCCAAGCGCGATGCCTCGATCGCGGTGGCCATGCGCCTGCATCGGCAGCGGGCAGTGGACGCGGTGGTGACCGCTGGCAATACAGGCGCGGCCATGGCTGCGGCGGTGTGGAATCTGGGGCGTTTGCCAGGAGTCGCCCGCCCGGCACTGGGCGCGCTTCTGCCGCATTTGGAAGGCGCAACCCTGTTGCTGGATGTGGGGGCCAATGTGGACTGCAAGCCGCACCACCTGCTGCAATTCGCTCTAATGGGCGCGATCTTCTATCGCCATGTGCTGGGCCGCACCGAACCGCGCGTGGCTTTGCTCAGCGTGGGGGAAGAGGACTCTAAGGGGAATGCAGCTTCCCTGGCTGCCCATCGTCTGTTGCGCAGGAGCAAGCTGAACTTTGTCGGCAACATCGAAGGCGGAGATGTGCTCAAGGGCGGCGCAGACGTGGTGGTCTGCGACGGCTTTGTTGGCAACATTCTGGTCAAGTTTGCGGAAAGCGTTGACCGCCTGTACCGCTCCATTTTGCGGCGCAAGATCGGCAAGCATGCGCTGCGTCAGCTGGGCGCTTTCCTTCTTCAGCCCACCTTCGAAGGATTGCGCAAGATCTTTGACTACCAAGAGTATGGCGGAGCCCCCCTGCTGGGAGTCGACGGTGTCTGCATCGTGGGTCACGGGCGCTCCACCCCCCGGGCAGTGAAGAATGCGGTGCGCGAAGCGATAAGAATGGTGCGGGAACGAGTGAACGACCATATTGCGATGGAACTGCAGCAACTGTCGGGAGAACGAGTTGGCTAA
- a CDS encoding ketoacyl-ACP synthase III has translation MITGTGMSVPERLLTNADLEKIVETSDEWIKERTGMEVRHVVTDGVYTSDLATEAARRALADAGLRAEEIDVIILGTVTGDVGFPSTACFVQEKLGATNAAAFDIAAACSGFLYGLALGDALIGTGQAKRVLVVGAETLSLITDYEDRATCVLFGDGAGAAVLEPAQGNRGVLGTYMKSDGRLNHLLYMPGGGVKHRPSPETIKERMFFIKMEGREVFKYAVTAMGDAAEIILQQTGLQSDQVDLLIPHQANRRILDATAKRVGIPQERLFVNVDRYGNTSAASIPIALDEARKSGRVKEGDVVVLVAFGAGFTWASAAVRL, from the coding sequence ATGATCACCGGTACCGGGATGTCGGTACCGGAACGGCTTCTCACCAATGCAGACTTGGAAAAGATTGTCGAGACCTCCGACGAGTGGATCAAGGAGCGGACCGGCATGGAGGTCCGCCATGTGGTCACCGACGGCGTGTACACCTCTGATCTGGCCACTGAGGCGGCCCGCCGTGCGCTTGCTGATGCCGGCCTCCGTGCTGAGGAGATCGACGTCATAATTTTGGGCACGGTCACCGGCGACGTGGGCTTCCCCTCGACCGCATGCTTTGTCCAAGAAAAGCTGGGCGCCACCAACGCCGCGGCATTTGACATCGCCGCTGCCTGCTCTGGCTTCCTTTATGGCCTTGCCTTGGGTGATGCCCTCATCGGCACCGGGCAGGCAAAACGCGTCTTGGTAGTGGGCGCCGAGACTCTGTCGCTCATCACCGATTATGAGGACCGCGCCACCTGCGTGCTTTTTGGCGACGGCGCCGGTGCAGCGGTGTTGGAGCCCGCTCAGGGCAACCGGGGGGTGCTGGGCACCTACATGAAAAGCGATGGACGCCTGAACCACCTTCTGTACATGCCTGGCGGCGGGGTCAAGCACCGCCCCTCGCCAGAGACCATCAAGGAGCGAATGTTCTTCATCAAGATGGAAGGGCGGGAGGTTTTCAAGTACGCCGTGACCGCCATGGGCGATGCCGCCGAAATCATTCTGCAGCAGACCGGACTCCAGAGTGATCAGGTGGACCTGCTCATCCCGCATCAGGCCAACCGGCGCATCCTGGACGCCACCGCCAAACGGGTTGGCATTCCTCAGGAACGGTTGTTTGTCAATGTGGACCGCTATGGCAACACTTCCGCTGCAAGTATCCCCATCGCCCTTGATGAGGCACGCAAATCGGGCCGCGTAAAGGAGGGGGATGTGGTGGTACTGGTCGCCTTCGGGGCCGGATTTACCTGGGCCTCGGCTGCCGTGAGGTTGTAG
- a CDS encoding tetratricopeptide repeat protein, whose translation MSERQIACRVILLVALVLSLHCAAPRVSVPVTKPAQVDITGIKSIAIVDFIGPENSGAIAGSMLTARLFESKFFHIVEREKVVQILEEHKLAMAGIVDASTAKEAGRLLGVDALIFGEVTAYSLEPDQVGTEKVERKVGTGQYRTVRRGNKEVREEIMKTVLVDQEYRIRRGAVGVTFRMVKVETGELVAVKASTKTYDSGKVVAGRGTLKPREQILKDLLAEAVEEFARQVAPYVVVERRTVLGGKGMLDLGKKYAQKGLWQEARDAFVQAVAAEPRNSAAHYNLGLAHEVLGNLDQAEAEYQRAIKLEPKDLYVDALARVRAARGEAERLRKQIEH comes from the coding sequence ATGAGTGAGCGTCAAATAGCCTGCCGTGTGATTCTTCTCGTCGCGCTAGTCCTGAGCCTCCACTGCGCGGCGCCGCGCGTGTCGGTACCAGTCACCAAGCCTGCCCAGGTGGACATTACCGGCATCAAGAGCATCGCGATTGTGGACTTTATCGGCCCGGAGAACTCGGGCGCCATCGCCGGCAGTATGTTGACCGCCCGCCTATTCGAGAGCAAGTTCTTCCACATCGTGGAGCGGGAGAAGGTGGTCCAGATCCTGGAAGAGCACAAGCTGGCCATGGCCGGCATTGTGGATGCCTCGACCGCCAAGGAAGCAGGACGCCTGTTGGGGGTGGACGCGCTCATCTTCGGGGAGGTGACCGCCTACTCGTTGGAACCGGACCAGGTGGGCACCGAGAAAGTGGAACGGAAGGTGGGCACTGGCCAGTATCGCACCGTGCGCCGCGGCAACAAGGAGGTGCGCGAGGAGATCATGAAGACGGTGCTTGTGGACCAGGAGTACCGCATCAGGCGCGGCGCAGTGGGGGTCACCTTTCGCATGGTGAAGGTGGAAACTGGCGAGCTGGTGGCGGTCAAGGCCAGCACTAAGACCTATGACAGTGGCAAGGTAGTGGCGGGACGCGGTACGCTCAAGCCGCGGGAGCAGATCCTCAAAGACCTCTTGGCTGAGGCGGTGGAGGAGTTTGCTAGGCAAGTGGCGCCTTACGTAGTGGTGGAGCGCCGAACCGTGCTGGGCGGCAAAGGGATGCTGGACCTAGGCAAGAAGTACGCGCAAAAGGGACTCTGGCAGGAGGCGCGGGATGCCTTTGTCCAGGCAGTAGCCGCTGAGCCCAGGAATTCGGCTGCTCACTACAATCTGGGTCTTGCCCACGAGGTTCTGGGCAATCTGGACCAGGCCGAAGCTGAGTACCAGCGCGCCATCAAGCTCGAGCCCAAGGACCTCTACGTTGATGCCTTAGCCAGGGTGCGGGCGGCACGCGGTGAGGCAGAGCGTTTGCGGAAACAGATCGAGCACTAG
- the fabD gene encoding ACP S-malonyltransferase, protein MIAFQFPGQASQYVGMAQDLFEASALARDYYARANEMLGFDLAEVSFNGPEERLKQTAITQPAIFVHSVVANELLRKRGVVPHMAAGHSLGEYSALVAAGALSFEDGLRLVKRRGELMQEAGTISPGTMAAIIGLEADVVEELCGAASEAGVVQAANYNCPGQTVISGAVPAVQKAMELARARGAKRVVELVVSGAFHSPLMDHARQHMGEVLEAAPIRDAAVPVYANVTAHPVQKASEIRRLLLEQLSRPVLWHKAVENMIADGAKIFYEVGPGSVLTGLLKRINREVKGVTAGTAEEIAQI, encoded by the coding sequence ATGATAGCTTTCCAGTTTCCCGGGCAGGCATCGCAGTACGTGGGCATGGCGCAGGACCTTTTCGAGGCCTCCGCGTTGGCTCGTGATTACTACGCACGCGCCAATGAAATGTTGGGGTTCGACCTGGCCGAGGTTTCCTTCAATGGGCCGGAAGAGCGCCTTAAGCAGACAGCCATCACGCAACCGGCCATTTTTGTGCATTCGGTGGTGGCCAATGAGCTCTTGCGGAAGCGCGGCGTGGTGCCGCACATGGCGGCAGGGCACAGCCTGGGTGAGTATTCAGCCCTGGTAGCGGCAGGGGCGCTGAGCTTTGAGGACGGACTACGCCTGGTGAAGCGGCGCGGCGAGCTCATGCAAGAGGCCGGCACTATCTCCCCAGGGACCATGGCTGCCATCATCGGCTTGGAAGCAGACGTGGTGGAGGAACTGTGTGGGGCGGCCTCAGAGGCAGGGGTGGTGCAAGCGGCCAACTACAACTGCCCCGGGCAAACGGTAATTTCCGGGGCAGTGCCTGCGGTGCAAAAGGCTATGGAGCTTGCTCGGGCGCGGGGTGCGAAGCGGGTCGTGGAGCTTGTGGTGAGCGGGGCGTTTCATTCGCCGCTCATGGATCATGCGCGTCAGCACATGGGCGAGGTGCTTGAGGCTGCCCCGATCCGCGACGCCGCCGTCCCCGTGTATGCCAATGTCACGGCTCACCCCGTGCAGAAGGCGAGCGAAATCCGCAGGCTGTTGCTGGAACAGCTGTCCAGGCCAGTGCTTTGGCACAAGGCGGTCGAGAACATGATCGCCGATGGGGCAAAGATCTTCTACGAGGTCGGACCGGGGAGTGTCCTGACCGGCCTTTTGAAGCGGATCAACCGCGAGGTGAAGGGCGTGACGGCGGGGACGGCGGAGGAGATTGCGCAGATCTGA
- the fabG gene encoding 3-oxoacyl-[acyl-carrier-protein] reductase, whose protein sequence is MVAAVTGAGRGIGKSIALALAREGCHVAVADIDEASANQTAQEILAMGRQAIALRTDVAVAADAEQLVTACVERLGRLDILVNNAGIARDDLLLRMKESDWDQVIAVNLKGAFNCLKAAAKVMIKQRSGRIINISSVIGLIGNVGQANYAASKAGLIGLTKSAARELAGRGITVNAVAPGFIETEMTKNLPESVRQSYLNVIPLRRVGQPEEVAEVVVFLASPAAAYITGQVIQVDGGMVM, encoded by the coding sequence ATGGTTGCCGCTGTCACCGGGGCAGGGCGTGGCATAGGGAAAAGCATCGCCCTGGCACTGGCCAGAGAGGGGTGCCATGTGGCCGTGGCCGACATCGACGAAGCAAGCGCCAACCAGACTGCCCAAGAGATCCTGGCAATGGGCAGGCAAGCCATCGCCCTACGCACGGACGTGGCCGTGGCCGCAGATGCCGAGCAACTTGTCACCGCCTGCGTAGAGCGCCTGGGCCGCCTGGATATCCTGGTTAACAACGCCGGCATTGCCCGCGACGACTTGCTCTTGCGCATGAAGGAGAGCGACTGGGACCAGGTGATCGCCGTCAACCTCAAGGGCGCCTTCAACTGCCTTAAGGCGGCCGCCAAGGTGATGATTAAGCAGCGCAGCGGCAGAATCATCAACATTAGCTCGGTCATTGGCCTGATTGGCAATGTGGGCCAGGCGAACTATGCTGCCTCCAAAGCTGGGCTCATAGGGTTGACCAAGTCGGCGGCGCGCGAGCTGGCCGGACGCGGGATCACGGTCAACGCCGTGGCGCCCGGGTTCATTGAGACGGAAATGACCAAGAATCTGCCGGAAAGTGTCCGACAGTCGTACCTGAATGTGATCCCCTTGCGCCGGGTTGGGCAACCGGAGGAAGTGGCCGAGGTGGTGGTTTTCTTGGCCTCTCCAGCGGCGGCGTACATCACCGGGCAAGTGATTCAGGTGGACGGGGGCATGGTCATGTAG
- a CDS encoding acyl carrier protein: MALDPKVKERVKEIIVDQLGVDANEVTDEASFIDDLGADSLDTVELIMAFEEEFDIEIPDDEAEKLTTVGKALEYLDKKLAEKK; the protein is encoded by the coding sequence ATGGCTCTTGACCCGAAGGTAAAGGAGAGGGTGAAGGAGATTATCGTCGACCAGCTGGGCGTGGATGCCAACGAGGTCACAGACGAAGCGTCCTTTATCGATGATCTCGGCGCCGACTCCTTGGACACGGTGGAACTGATCATGGCCTTCGAGGAGGAGTTCGATATCGAAATCCCCGATGACGAGGCTGAGAAGTTGACGACTGTGGGCAAGGCGTTGGAATATCTCGACAAGAAGCTGGCCGAGAAGAAGTAG